In Candidatus Defluviibacterium haderslevense, the following are encoded in one genomic region:
- a CDS encoding GH3 auxin-responsive promoter family protein, whose protein sequence is MNSLINAIWSQYLKVHQGQIENFIEKPHETQTAQLKTILKTARNTEWGLRYQFDSITKKEEWQQRVPIREYDLFKNDINRMMQGETDILWPGRVKYFAKSSGTTADKSKFIPITNENHKDCHTKGSWRLVAKLYENLENPKIVEGKSILLVGSLNKDLKEYPGSIIGDVSAVILQRTSKFALPFISPSLDINLIPNFEEKLELIATNCLNEDIRMIAGTPTWAMVLFKKLLEITGKQNIQEIWPNIQAFVHGAVSFVPYRKPFETFFPNPGMSYMETYNASEGYFAVQNDFGHDDMLLLLDNGVYYEFIPMAEWEKEFPETKLLHEVEVGKNYAMVITTNSGLYRYKIGDTIQFTSTSPYKIKITGRVKQFINVFGEELMVANTDEALAKTSKEFGVLVRDYTAAPIFLNTNSKGGHEWVIEFEKPPEDAEAFANVLDDNLKKLNSDYEAKRYKGLAMERLKLHIAPSGTFMKWLKNRNKIGAQQKVPRLSNERNNIEEIIKLIS, encoded by the coding sequence ATGAATAGCTTAATTAACGCCATATGGTCACAATACTTAAAAGTGCATCAAGGCCAAATTGAGAATTTTATTGAAAAACCACATGAAACCCAAACTGCCCAATTAAAGACCATACTAAAGACAGCCAGAAATACTGAATGGGGTTTAAGATATCAATTTGATAGTATAACCAAAAAAGAAGAGTGGCAGCAAAGAGTTCCTATTCGTGAATACGATTTGTTTAAAAATGATATAAATCGTATGATGCAAGGTGAAACGGATATATTATGGCCAGGAAGGGTAAAATATTTTGCTAAATCATCGGGGACTACAGCCGATAAAAGTAAATTTATACCCATCACTAATGAAAATCATAAAGATTGTCATACAAAGGGGAGTTGGCGTTTAGTGGCTAAGCTTTATGAGAATCTTGAGAATCCAAAAATTGTAGAAGGAAAAAGTATACTATTGGTTGGTAGCTTAAATAAAGACCTCAAAGAATATCCAGGTAGTATTATTGGAGATGTATCAGCTGTTATTTTACAAAGAACTTCAAAATTTGCTTTACCATTTATTAGTCCAAGTTTAGATATTAATTTAATACCTAATTTTGAAGAAAAATTAGAATTAATAGCAACTAATTGTTTGAATGAAGATATTCGAATGATAGCTGGAACACCTACTTGGGCTATGGTATTATTCAAAAAATTGCTAGAAATTACAGGAAAGCAGAATATCCAAGAAATTTGGCCCAACATACAAGCATTTGTGCATGGTGCAGTAAGTTTTGTTCCTTATAGGAAGCCATTTGAAACTTTTTTTCCAAATCCAGGAATGTCATATATGGAGACCTACAATGCTTCTGAGGGTTATTTTGCAGTTCAGAATGATTTTGGGCACGATGATATGTTGCTTTTATTAGATAATGGTGTGTATTATGAATTTATTCCAATGGCTGAATGGGAAAAAGAGTTTCCTGAAACTAAATTACTTCATGAAGTTGAAGTGGGAAAAAATTATGCAATGGTTATAACCACAAATTCTGGACTTTATCGTTACAAAATAGGAGACACCATTCAATTTACTTCAACTTCTCCATATAAAATTAAAATAACGGGGCGGGTTAAACAATTTATTAATGTATTTGGAGAGGAGCTAATGGTAGCAAATACAGATGAAGCACTTGCAAAAACAAGTAAAGAATTTGGGGTTTTAGTACGAGATTATACGGCAGCGCCTATTTTTTTAAATACAAATAGTAAAGGTGGACATGAATGGGTTATTGAGTTTGAGAAACCCCCTGAAGATGCTGAAGCTTTTGCAAATGTATTGGATGATAATTTGAAAAAATTAAATTCGGATTATGAAGCTAAAAGGTACAAAGGTTTAGCAATGGAGCGATTAAAGTTGCACATAGCACCTTCTGGTACATTTATGAAATGGTTAAAAAATAGAAATAAAATTGGAGCACAACAAAAAGTACCCAGATTATCTAATGAACGTAATAATATTGAAGAAATTATTAAATTAATTTCTTAG
- a CDS encoding lytic transglycosylase domain-containing protein, with protein MFLLISSKTPTSQYFDSLIQKIVPIPLDSKYYFADEIIPIENFDVSERLERELLSNTYQHTSTILHLKLAKRYFPFIEEVFEKEGIPDDLKYLAVAESSLRNSMSSAGAKGFWQFMNPTAKELGLEVTEFVDERNHFEKSTFAACQYLKKIKQKFGSWTLVAAAYNMGPNGLQSAIEEQKEDNYYDLNLSDETNRYVFRILAIKEIMQNPEKYGFYMDSHLGYGKMDKYKSVVIDTTIESLADFAHDHGITYRKLKLYNPWLLKSSLPNKMRKVYEIRIPD; from the coding sequence ATGTTTTTGTTGATTAGTTCTAAAACACCCACATCCCAATATTTTGATTCATTAATACAAAAAATTGTACCTATACCCTTAGATTCAAAATATTATTTTGCAGATGAAATAATTCCAATTGAAAATTTTGATGTTTCTGAAAGATTAGAAAGAGAATTATTATCCAATACCTATCAACATACTTCAACAATACTCCATTTAAAATTAGCAAAACGATATTTTCCGTTTATTGAAGAAGTTTTTGAGAAAGAAGGTATACCTGACGACTTGAAATACCTAGCTGTAGCAGAGAGCTCTCTTAGAAATTCGATGTCATCTGCCGGAGCAAAAGGTTTTTGGCAATTTATGAATCCGACTGCAAAAGAATTAGGTCTTGAAGTTACAGAATTTGTTGATGAGCGGAATCATTTTGAGAAATCAACTTTTGCTGCTTGTCAGTACCTTAAAAAAATAAAGCAAAAATTTGGTTCCTGGACCTTAGTCGCGGCAGCTTATAATATGGGACCAAATGGCTTGCAAAGTGCAATTGAGGAACAAAAGGAAGATAATTATTATGATCTTAATTTAAGTGATGAGACCAATAGATACGTTTTTAGAATACTGGCGATTAAAGAAATAATGCAGAATCCTGAAAAATATGGCTTCTATATGGATTCTCACTTAGGATATGGAAAAATGGATAAGTATAAGTCTGTTGTCATAGATACAACTATAGAAAGTCTGGCTGATTTTGCCCACGATCATGGTATAACATATCGCAAGTTAAAATTATATAATCCTTGGTTATTGAAGTCAAGTTTACCAAATAAGATGCGCAAGGTCTACGAGATACGTATTCCAGATTAA
- the murI gene encoding glutamate racemase, with protein MYSDRPIGVFDSGIGGLTVAQAINKILPNEQIIYIGDTSHMPYGDKSMDLIRYYASQIANYLIKEKSCKALVIACNTASAAAYELLRDQHKGSIPVINVIDPMIEIVVADESIKHLGIIATKTTIQSNVYQNKLIRRKKTLKFSAVATPLLAPMIEEGFYNNSISNAVLHEYLDLPELKGIDSLVLACTHYPLIKNEIEAFYNYKIKIFDSSQVVAAKLKSILIKENLLNNEIKNKRDQFLVTDWSVHFEKTTKLFYGEEIHLEKLSL; from the coding sequence ATTTACTCGGATCGCCCAATTGGAGTTTTTGACTCTGGAATTGGAGGCCTTACTGTAGCACAAGCAATCAATAAAATCCTTCCAAACGAACAAATCATTTATATTGGCGATACCAGTCATATGCCATACGGTGATAAGTCGATGGATTTGATTAGATATTATGCATCGCAAATTGCAAATTATTTAATAAAAGAAAAGTCTTGTAAAGCACTCGTAATAGCATGTAACACAGCTTCGGCAGCAGCCTATGAGCTTTTGAGAGATCAACATAAAGGAAGTATCCCTGTAATTAATGTCATCGATCCCATGATCGAAATTGTAGTAGCCGACGAAAGTATAAAACATCTTGGAATAATAGCTACTAAAACAACAATTCAGTCTAATGTTTACCAAAACAAGCTTATAAGAAGAAAAAAAACACTGAAATTTTCAGCAGTTGCTACGCCATTATTAGCTCCAATGATTGAAGAAGGGTTTTATAATAATTCCATAAGCAATGCAGTTTTACATGAATATCTGGACCTTCCAGAATTAAAGGGTATTGATAGCTTAGTATTAGCTTGTACCCATTATCCATTAATTAAAAATGAAATTGAAGCATTTTATAATTATAAAATAAAAATTTTTGATTCTTCACAAGTTGTTGCAGCTAAGCTAAAATCAATTTTAATTAAGGAAAATTTATTGAATAATGAAATAAAAAATAAAAGAGATCAATTTTTGGTTACCGATTGGTCAGTTCATTTTGAAAAAACAACAAAATTGTTTTACGGTGAAGAAATTCATTTAGAGAAACTTAGTTTATAA
- a CDS encoding OmpH family outer membrane protein: protein MKINILTLLFCFIIGSGTVIHAQKFGYLNSQALLSELPEVKQADANLQALQAQLEKKGQQMVQDLEGKYKDLQRKEQSGEISPKALEEEAKKLKEQEGELGKFEQEMQKQLQTKRQETLQPILDKVNNIIKQVATENQFTYIFDSSAGILLYAQESMDITALVKTKLGI, encoded by the coding sequence ATGAAAATCAATATATTAACTTTATTATTTTGTTTCATAATTGGTTCAGGAACGGTAATCCATGCACAAAAATTTGGATATTTAAATTCTCAAGCATTGTTGTCAGAATTACCTGAAGTAAAACAAGCTGATGCAAACCTTCAAGCCCTTCAAGCTCAATTGGAAAAAAAGGGGCAACAAATGGTTCAAGATTTAGAAGGGAAATATAAAGACCTTCAAAGAAAAGAACAATCTGGTGAAATTTCTCCAAAAGCGTTGGAGGAAGAAGCTAAAAAATTAAAAGAACAAGAAGGAGAATTGGGTAAGTTTGAACAAGAGATGCAAAAACAGTTGCAAACAAAGCGTCAAGAAACTTTACAACCCATTTTAGATAAAGTAAATAATATTATTAAACAAGTTGCTACAGAAAATCAGTTTACCTATATTTTCGATTCAAGTGCGGGAATTCTATTATATGCTCAAGAAAGTATGGATATAACTGCATTAGTGAAAACCAAATTAGGCATTTAA
- a CDS encoding OmpH family outer membrane protein: MKLVKFFIVIFSIGFIINGVKAQRFVLVDVNKVLDNIDEYKKAQDELDRVAATWKQEIAVEYDKIKALYNKYQAEQVLLTEEQRKGKEEEIMNREKEARKMQKDKFGEEGELFKKRQDLVRPVQDKVYAAIQEYAISKGLEVIFDTSGSAGVIYYSKELDKTDDIIKKFKPTGK, translated from the coding sequence ATGAAACTAGTAAAATTTTTTATCGTTATTTTTTCCATTGGATTCATTATTAATGGTGTAAAGGCTCAGCGATTTGTATTAGTAGATGTTAATAAAGTATTAGACAATATTGATGAATACAAAAAGGCTCAAGACGAATTGGATCGTGTGGCAGCAACTTGGAAGCAAGAAATAGCAGTAGAGTATGATAAAATAAAAGCATTATATAATAAATATCAAGCCGAGCAAGTGCTTTTAACAGAAGAACAACGCAAAGGAAAGGAAGAGGAAATTATGAATCGCGAAAAGGAAGCTCGTAAAATGCAAAAAGATAAATTCGGAGAAGAAGGAGAATTATTCAAAAAAAGGCAAGATTTAGTAAGACCCGTTCAAGATAAAGTTTATGCAGCCATTCAAGAATATGCAATTTCAAAAGGTTTAGAAGTTATTTTTGATACCAGCGGATCGGCAGGTGTCATCTATTATAGTAAAGAATTAGATAAGACCGATGACATCATCAAAAAATTCAAACCAACAGGTAAATAA
- the ftsH gene encoding ATP-dependent zinc metalloprotease FtsH — protein MENQENNPLPKKKDNGNKGFNSYWIYGILFLAIIGVNLFYIANPTKDPVSFSRFEDMALKGDLDKVEITNKKYAYIYLKKEALTKDEYKDAGKSSLGVKPHYFFNIGPEENFANKIDKLNERLPNKIELSYVEKQNWLGPILSFVLPFLLILGIWMLIMRKVGGGGSGPGGQIFNIGKSKAMLFEKNSMTNTTFEDVAGLDEAKEEVMEVVDFLKNPKKYTSLGGKIPKGVLLVGPPGTGKTLLAKAVAGEAGVPFFTISGSDFVEMFVGVGASRVRDLFRQAREKAPCIVFIDEIDAVGRARGKNQMQGGNDERENTLNQLLVEMDGFSTDNGVILMAATNRPDILDSALLRPGRFDRQISIDPPDLKGRAEIFKVHLKKLKLSAEVTPGVLAEMTPGFAGADIANVCNESALVAARRNKKEIDLDDFNFALDRVIGGLEKKNKLISPDEKQVIAFHEAGHAICGWYLPYASPLVKVTIVPRGIGTLGYAQYLPKEEYITRTEAMLDRICMTMGGRAAERIIFDKISTGAQSDLDTVTKMGYSMISVFGMNEKVGNVSFYSMAQENFQRPYSEETAKLMDEEVRKLIDIQYIRAQNLLVEKRPELDILAAELLKKEVLLRSDVERLIGPSPYHKDKSAEPVPLTGQHVSDEKTNIESIEKEA, from the coding sequence ATGGAAAATCAAGAAAATAATCCGCTTCCGAAAAAAAAGGATAATGGAAACAAAGGATTTAATTCCTATTGGATATACGGCATACTATTTTTAGCAATAATTGGAGTTAATCTATTTTATATAGCCAACCCCACTAAGGATCCGGTTAGTTTTAGCCGATTTGAAGATATGGCTCTTAAAGGCGACCTTGATAAAGTCGAAATTACGAATAAAAAATATGCTTACATATATCTCAAAAAGGAGGCATTAACTAAAGATGAATATAAAGATGCCGGGAAATCATCACTAGGAGTAAAACCCCATTATTTTTTTAATATTGGACCCGAAGAAAATTTTGCAAATAAAATTGATAAACTAAATGAGCGTTTGCCTAATAAAATAGAACTTAGTTATGTTGAAAAACAAAATTGGTTAGGGCCGATATTATCATTTGTTTTACCTTTTTTATTAATACTTGGTATTTGGATGTTGATAATGAGGAAAGTAGGTGGTGGTGGATCTGGACCTGGAGGCCAAATATTTAATATAGGTAAATCAAAAGCTATGTTGTTTGAAAAAAACAGTATGACTAATACAACTTTTGAGGATGTAGCGGGACTTGACGAAGCTAAGGAGGAGGTAATGGAGGTGGTTGATTTTCTTAAGAATCCAAAAAAATATACTTCTTTAGGAGGCAAAATTCCAAAAGGTGTATTATTAGTTGGACCCCCGGGTACAGGAAAAACCTTATTGGCTAAAGCTGTAGCTGGAGAAGCAGGTGTACCTTTTTTTACTATTTCTGGTTCTGATTTTGTTGAAATGTTCGTCGGCGTTGGGGCTTCAAGAGTTAGAGACTTGTTTAGACAAGCCCGTGAAAAGGCACCTTGTATAGTCTTTATAGATGAGATTGATGCAGTAGGCAGGGCCAGAGGTAAAAATCAAATGCAGGGCGGGAATGATGAAAGAGAAAACACCTTAAATCAATTGTTGGTTGAAATGGATGGCTTTAGTACTGACAATGGTGTAATTTTGATGGCAGCTACCAATAGACCAGATATTTTAGATAGTGCTTTGTTGCGTCCCGGTCGATTTGATAGACAAATATCAATTGATCCACCAGATTTAAAGGGTAGAGCTGAAATTTTCAAAGTACATTTAAAAAAATTGAAACTTTCTGCAGAGGTTACACCTGGAGTCTTAGCTGAGATGACGCCAGGATTTGCAGGTGCAGATATTGCAAATGTTTGTAATGAGTCTGCCTTGGTTGCAGCCCGAAGAAATAAAAAAGAAATTGATTTGGATGACTTTAATTTTGCATTAGATAGAGTCATCGGTGGCTTGGAAAAGAAAAACAAATTAATTTCACCAGATGAAAAACAAGTTATTGCTTTTCACGAAGCAGGACATGCAATTTGTGGTTGGTACTTACCTTATGCAAGTCCGTTAGTTAAAGTTACTATAGTTCCTAGGGGTATAGGGACCCTTGGGTATGCTCAATATTTACCAAAAGAAGAATATATAACTAGAACTGAAGCAATGCTAGACAGAATATGCATGACAATGGGTGGTCGAGCAGCAGAAAGAATAATATTCGATAAAATTTCAACAGGGGCTCAATCTGATTTAGATACTGTAACTAAGATGGGATATAGTATGATTTCAGTTTTTGGTATGAATGAAAAAGTTGGCAATGTTTCATTTTATAGTATGGCTCAAGAGAATTTTCAAAGACCATATAGTGAAGAAACCGCTAAACTAATGGACGAAGAAGTTAGAAAACTTATTGATATTCAGTATATTAGAGCACAAAATTTATTAGTTGAAAAGAGACCAGAATTGGATATATTGGCTGCTGAACTTCTTAAAAAGGAAGTATTATTAAGGTCTGATGTTGAAAGATTAATTGGCCCATCTCCTTATCATAAGGATAAATCAGCGGAGCCAGTGCCTTTAACCGGACAGCATGTTTCTGATGAAAAGACCAATATTGAATCTATTGAAAAAGAAGCTTAA
- the rsfS gene encoding ribosome silencing factor — protein MERNIREVPQRDAKDNAFLDLIIDSIQDIKGKAIVQIDLRHIPDAPAKFFVITEGESSTQIKAIANNVNRRVKSEFGGIEGRSEGQIGAKWVLVDFFDVVVHIFDKATRHYYDLEDLWSDGKFKEYQNI, from the coding sequence TTGGAAAGAAACATTAGGGAAGTTCCGCAAAGAGATGCTAAAGATAATGCATTTCTAGATTTAATAATTGACAGTATCCAGGATATAAAGGGAAAAGCCATTGTACAAATTGACTTGAGACATATCCCTGATGCTCCTGCCAAATTTTTTGTTATTACAGAAGGAGAGAGCAGTACTCAGATAAAGGCAATCGCCAATAATGTTAACAGAAGGGTTAAATCTGAATTTGGAGGTATAGAAGGAAGATCTGAAGGTCAAATCGGAGCAAAGTGGGTATTGGTCGATTTTTTTGATGTAGTAGTCCATATTTTTGACAAAGCGACAAGACATTATTATGATTTAGAAGATCTTTGGAGTGACGGAAAATTTAAAGAATATCAAAATATTTAA
- a CDS encoding biotin--[acetyl-CoA-carboxylase] ligase, whose protein sequence is MLFDFDFIHVKEIDSTNNFALNYITKTNPKDGFCIFTDYQTAGKGQYGRQWESNSGQNLLCSIILKPSNLKIENLFELHVITSLAIFKTLNDLSIKELKIKWPNDIFVGNNKIAGILIQNVIRGTKLVSSIIGIGINVNQLQFNTNNLVSSIKNEIGNDIEIRPLLAILHKNLMYYNDILKNTIHDQLLKEYNDHLYNKNMEIQFKTKTDELRKGQLVGVNTIGQLIIYTVDKLLIFDFGEVDIIYVK, encoded by the coding sequence ATGCTCTTTGACTTTGATTTTATTCATGTGAAAGAAATAGACTCTACCAACAATTTTGCTCTAAATTACATAACAAAAACCAATCCAAAGGATGGTTTCTGCATATTTACTGACTATCAGACAGCAGGGAAAGGACAATATGGCAGACAATGGGAAAGTAATTCTGGGCAAAACCTATTATGTAGTATAATTTTAAAGCCAAGCAACTTAAAAATTGAAAACCTATTTGAACTACATGTAATAACCAGTTTGGCCATTTTTAAAACATTAAATGATTTATCAATTAAAGAGCTTAAGATTAAATGGCCAAATGACATTTTTGTTGGTAATAATAAAATAGCTGGAATTCTCATACAAAATGTAATACGTGGAACAAAATTAGTTTCAAGTATAATTGGAATAGGTATAAATGTAAATCAATTGCAATTCAACACAAATAATCTAGTGAGTTCAATCAAAAATGAAATAGGGAATGACATTGAAATAAGACCATTGCTTGCAATTTTACATAAAAATTTAATGTATTACAATGATATCCTAAAAAATACAATCCATGATCAATTACTTAAAGAATACAATGATCATTTATATAATAAAAATATGGAAATTCAATTTAAAACCAAAACGGATGAGCTTAGAAAGGGTCAATTGGTTGGAGTAAATACTATTGGTCAATTAATTATCTATACAGTTGATAAACTTCTAATATTTGACTTTGGCGAAGTAGATATTATCTATGTTAAGTAA
- a CDS encoding glycosyltransferase family 25 protein: MADTPESKHIFNKYFDHIFVLTIDSSKERQKLIETQLSDVAFSFFYGVNKNQIKKQDWIALGFYDEKKAISMERFSKSMSLGELACAQGHYLIYKEIIEKGYSNVLILEDDIILKKGTLEKLNQMMNEIPKKWDILYLDYDKNEKNHLGTFLKQCFYSFQHFFGLMKFNYKMIWNYYSKPFSKHLRRAGYHYFADAYAISNYGCKKIIELQTPLIFPADHVLPWAITNEHLVGFLCVPKLVMQTSQQGDGSTSMVINQF; encoded by the coding sequence ATGGCAGACACACCAGAATCAAAGCATATATTCAATAAATATTTTGATCATATTTTTGTATTAACAATTGATTCTTCTAAAGAAAGACAAAAGCTTATTGAAACGCAATTAAGTGATGTCGCATTTAGTTTTTTTTATGGGGTTAATAAAAATCAAATAAAGAAACAGGATTGGATAGCTTTAGGTTTTTATGATGAAAAAAAGGCTATATCCATGGAAAGATTTAGTAAGTCAATGAGTTTAGGTGAGCTTGCGTGTGCACAAGGTCATTACTTGATTTATAAAGAAATAATTGAAAAAGGTTATTCAAATGTACTCATTCTTGAAGACGATATCATTCTTAAAAAAGGAACATTAGAAAAGCTCAATCAAATGATGAATGAAATTCCAAAGAAATGGGATATACTATATTTAGACTATGATAAGAATGAAAAGAATCATTTAGGCACTTTTTTAAAACAATGTTTTTATAGTTTTCAACATTTTTTCGGACTGATGAAATTTAATTATAAAATGATTTGGAATTATTATAGTAAGCCGTTTTCGAAACATTTGAGGAGAGCTGGGTATCATTATTTTGCGGATGCTTATGCTATTTCTAATTATGGATGTAAAAAAATAATCGAATTACAAACGCCATTAATTTTTCCAGCTGATCATGTTCTACCTTGGGCTATTACTAATGAACATTTAGTTGGATTCTTATGTGTTCCTAAATTGGTTATGCAAACATCACAACAAGGGGATGGAAGTACATCAATGGTTATAAATCAATTTTAA